GGGCGATCGACTGGGTGGGGGACGTGCACGCGGACCAGTTCTGGACGCACTACTCCCTGGGGAATGTCAAGCGCCGTGCGTTCTCTCACATCTGGCAGGACACGGCGGATCCCCTGATGGCCGGCCTCAAGGACCGGCGGAGCCGGATCAGCGGGCGGTGCCGGGCCTGCAGGTTCTTCAACGCGTGCGGGGGAGCGCTGCGCGTCCGGGCCGAGCTCGCGACCGGCGATCCCTGGGCGCCGGACCCGGCCTGTTACCTCACGGATGCCGAGGTGGGCCTGCCCGTCGCCGTCGGTGCTGCCGGGCCGGCCCGGATCTCCCCGCCGGCCCGCGGGGCCGTGCGGCCGGCTTCGGAGGTGAGCGATGCCTCCTGAACACTCCGCCGGCCCCGGCAGTCCGATGGCCGTCATCCACAACCGCGAGCACCAGCTCCGGCTGGTCTTCTGGGAGACGACCGCCGGGTGCAACCTGGAGTGCAAGCACTGCCGCCGGCTGGAGGTCGCCCGCGAGCTGATGCGGAGCGATCTCAGTACCGCCGAGGCGCTGAGCCTGGTGGATGCGATCGCAGTCCTGGGCCGGCCCATCCTGGTCCTTTCGGGGGGCGAGCCGCTCCTGCGCCCGGACATCTACGACATCGCGCGCCACGGGGTGCGCCGGGGGCTCCCGGTCTCGCTCGCCACCAACGGGACGCTGATTGACCACGCGGTGGCCCGGCAGATCCGGGCCGCGGGCATCGTCCGGTGTGCCGTCAGCCTGGATGGGGCGACGGCCGCGACCCACGATGTCTTCCGGCGGCAGCTCGGCGCCTTCCACCAGGCGCTGGAGGGGATCGGGGCCCTCCGGGCAGCGGGCTGCGACGTCCAGATCAACACCACCATCGCCCAGCACAACGAGCACGAGCTCCGCGGGATCTACGACCTCGCCGTCGGGGTCGGCGCCGTGGCCCTGCACTGTTTCATGCTGGTCCCGGTGGGCTGCGGCCTGGCCATCGCCGAGGACCAGATGCTCTCCCCGGCCCGGTACGAGGAGGTTCTCAACGACATCTACGACCTGGCGCGCGAGGGCCGGCTGCACGTCAAGGCGACCTGCGCCCCCCACTACTACCGGGTGATCCGCCAGCGGGCGAAGCGGGACGGCCGGGAGCTGCATCTCGCCACGGATGGGATGGCCGCCATGACCAAGGGTTGCCTGGCCGGATCGGCGGTCTGCTTCATCTCCCACAAGGGGGAGGTCTTCCCCTGCGGCTACCTCCCCGTCGAGGCCGGCCACGTCCGGCGAGAGCGCTTCGCGGATATCTGGGAGCGCTCGCCGGTCTTTGCGCGCCTCCGGGACGCCGACCTGCTGGGGGGAAAGTGCGGGCCCTGCGAGTTCAAGACCGTCTGCGCGGGCTGCCGGGCCAGGGCCTATGCCGCCACGGGGGACTTCCTGGCGGAGGAGCCCTTCTGCGCCTACCAGCCCCGGCGGCAGGAGCGGCCTCCCCAGACGCCCGCGGGATGGACGGCCGGACACGCGGAGAGCTGACGGCGCGTTGCGCCGGACGGGAAAGGAGGGATGGTGATGCGGAGGCTCAAGGCAATGCATGCGGGGCTCGTGCCGCTGGCGGTGGGGCTGCTGCTTCTCCCCGCGGCTGCTCGCGCCCAGTCCAAACCGCTCGTGGGAGTGGAGCAGGTGAAGGACATGCAGGTGGCCCTCTTCGTCTGGCCGGCGGAGAGGGGGGTGATCCTCCCGCCGGTGCACAGCCACCCCCACGGGGAGGGGGAGCCGACCGGACCGGCGACCCACCACCTCGAGGTGACGGTCTTCGACACGGTCCGACGGGTGAACGTCCCGTACCTGACTATCACGGCGACGATCCAGAACCGGCTCACGGGCCGGGCGTTCACCGTGGAGCTGCCCCCGATGATCGCGAACACCTTCCACTACGGGGACAATGTGACCCTGGTGAAGGGGAACCGCTACAGCATCCTCCTGGACGTCAGCCCGGCGACCCTGGTCCGGGGCCAGGCGCAGAAGGAGGTCTGGGGCAGCCCGATCCGGGTGGCGTTCGAGTACGACTACCGCTGACGGTGGCCGCGACCCTCGCGCCCGGGCCGCGTGGCGGGCGTGGCAGGGGGCGGGCCATCCGGGGAGCGTCAAGGTGCAGGACTCGCCACAGCACATTCTCGTCGTGGAGGACGAGGAGGACATGGGGGTCCTCCTCCGCCGGGCCCTGGAGCGCCGCGGCTTCCGGGTGGACCTGGCGGCGGATGGCACCGAGGCGCTGGGGGTGCTGGGGAGCCGTCCCTACGATCTCCTGATTACCGACCTCCTCATGCCGCGCATGGACGGGCTCCGCCTCGCGGAGGCGGCCCGCCGGCGCTGGCCCCTGCTGCCGGTCATCTTGATCACCGGACTCGGTGACTGGGAGAGTTACGTCCGGGCGATGGACCTGGACGTAGTTGGGTACCTCACCAAGCCGCTCCGGATGGCCGACTTCCTGGGGTTGGTGGAGCGGGCGCTGGACCCCCAGCTCCCGGCCTGAGGGGACGGCAGTGGCCTACGACTGGCAGTTGCGACGGGCTGTAAGCCTGCTCGGCGGACGCCGGCGGGTCCGGTGTCCCTACCTGCGCCGGGTCCCCCGCGGCCGGGGCAACCCGGCGGGGGCGGCCTGCGCTGTCCGGAGCGGGCTGGGCTACCCGATCCCTACCCGGACCGAGTACTGGGAGCTCTGCAGCCGGAGCGCCTACGTCTACTGTCCAAAGTACCTGCGCTCCCTGCTCGCCTCCCCTCCGACGAAACGCGCCGCGAGCTAAGGCGGCGCTCCCCAGCCGGTGCACCCCCGCGCGCTGGGGCATCCTCCCCCCTCTGCGGCATCCCTGCCCCAAGGTCGAAGGCCGGCGCCGACGGTAGGTTACCCCCGCGCAAGCCTCCTCTCATGGGGCGGGGCTGTCCCACGCGAGCCTGGCTGCTTCGAAGGGGTGTTCGCCTCCGACCCCACTCCCCTTGCAACTCCTTGAAATCCTTCAGGAGTTTCTCTCCCGCTCGGAGACACACCGGCTGCTCTATGGCACTCCGGTTGCTCCTTCCGCCTGGAGGAGGGGGATCCGCCTGCGAGAGCGGGCGGCGGCGCGGGCGGGGCAATCGGTGGATGGCCGACGCCATGCGCTACTAGCCTGACGAGGAGAGCACAACATGGCCCGACGCGTATGCGCTCCAGGGAAGACAGCAGAGAAGGGAGGCACGGAGGAGCAGCAGTGCCCCT
The nucleotide sequence above comes from Candidatus Methylomirabilis sp.. Encoded proteins:
- a CDS encoding iron transporter, translating into MRRLKAMHAGLVPLAVGLLLLPAAARAQSKPLVGVEQVKDMQVALFVWPAERGVILPPVHSHPHGEGEPTGPATHHLEVTVFDTVRRVNVPYLTITATIQNRLTGRAFTVELPPMIANTFHYGDNVTLVKGNRYSILLDVSPATLVRGQAQKEVWGSPIRVAFEYDYR
- a CDS encoding response regulator, with the protein product MQDSPQHILVVEDEEDMGVLLRRALERRGFRVDLAADGTEALGVLGSRPYDLLITDLLMPRMDGLRLAEAARRRWPLLPVILITGLGDWESYVRAMDLDVVGYLTKPLRMADFLGLVERALDPQLPA
- a CDS encoding radical SAM protein encodes the protein MPPEHSAGPGSPMAVIHNREHQLRLVFWETTAGCNLECKHCRRLEVARELMRSDLSTAEALSLVDAIAVLGRPILVLSGGEPLLRPDIYDIARHGVRRGLPVSLATNGTLIDHAVARQIRAAGIVRCAVSLDGATAATHDVFRRQLGAFHQALEGIGALRAAGCDVQINTTIAQHNEHELRGIYDLAVGVGAVALHCFMLVPVGCGLAIAEDQMLSPARYEEVLNDIYDLAREGRLHVKATCAPHYYRVIRQRAKRDGRELHLATDGMAAMTKGCLAGSAVCFISHKGEVFPCGYLPVEAGHVRRERFADIWERSPVFARLRDADLLGGKCGPCEFKTVCAGCRARAYAATGDFLAEEPFCAYQPRRQERPPQTPAGWTAGHAES